The following is a genomic window from Variovorax paradoxus.
GGGCACCTCCATCTTCCTGCAGCGGCCGGTCACGCAGGCGCTGTGGGAGCGGGCCGAGCCCACCACGCTGCTTGCGCTCATGGCCGTGGCCATTGCGGCGCTGATCGGCGTGCCCTGCGGCATTGTTTCGGCCGTGTTCCGCGGACGGGTGGTGGACCAGCTGTTCACCGGCATTGCCATGCTCGGCGCCAGCATTCCGAGCTTCTGGCTCGGCATCGTGCTGATCCAGATCTTCGCAGTGTCGTTCGGCTGGTTCCCGGTGTCGGGCTACGGCGCGCCTGACGCGCCGTTTGCCGAGCGCCTGCATGCGCTGGTGCTGCCGGCCACGGTGCTCGGCCTCTTGAACTCGGCCCTCATCATCCGCTTCACGCGGGCCTCGATGCTCGACGTGCTCGGTGAAGACTATGTGCGCACCGCGCGCTCCAAGGGCCTGAGCGAGAGCGTGGTCGTGCTCAAGCATGCGCTGCGCAATGCATTGGTGCCCATCGTCACGGTGATCGGCCTCACGGTGGCGCTGATGATCGGCGGCGCCGTCATTACCGAAACCGTATTCGGCCTGCCCGGCGTCGGCAACCTGGTGGTGAGCGCGGTGCTCCGGCGCGACTACCCGGTGATCCAGGGCGCGCTGCTCGTGATTGCGGCGATCTACGTGCTGATCAATTTCTCCATCGACCTGCTGTATGCGGTCGTCGATCCGCGCGTGAAGGTTTGAGAGAGAACAACAACATGCAAATGCCCCGAATGCTCCGCCAGCTGATGCACCGCCGCATCGTGATGGTCTCCGCGCTGGTGCTGCTGGTCATCGCGGTCATGGCCATCGGCGCGCCGCTGTTCGCCTCCATCGATCCCAACGACACCGCCGTGCTGCAACGCCTGAAGGGGCCGAGTGCCGAGCACCTGCTGGGCACCGATGAACTGGGCCGCGACATGTACTCGCGCATCGTGCACGGTGCGCGCTACTCGCTGGCGATTGCGGCGCTCACCGCCCTTGGCGCGGTGGTTGCCGGCACGGTGCTGGGCCTCATGGCCGGCTTCTTCCGCCGGCTCGATGCACCGCTGATGCGCGTGGTCGACGCGATGATGTCGTTCCCAGACATCCTCCTGGCGATCGCGCTCGTTGCCATCCTCGGCCCTTCGCTCATCAACACGGTGCTGGCGCTGGTGCTCGTGTACACGCCGCGCGTGGCGCGGGTGGTGCGGGCCTCGACATTGGTGGTGCGCGAGCTGCTGTTCGTCGAAGCGGTGCGTGCATTGGGCGTGCGCACCTCCCGCATCCTGTGGCGGCACATCCTGCCCAACCTGATGTCGCCGATCCTCGTGCAGGTGTCGTTCATCTTTGCCTACGCCATCCTGGCCGAGGCGGGGCTCTCGTTTCTCGGCGTCGGCGTGCCGCCTGAAATACCGACCTGGGGCACCATGGTCGCGGGCAGTCAGCAGTACGCGCACCAGGCCTTCTGGGTGGTGCTGTTCCCGGGGCTCGCCATCATCTTTACCGCGCTCTCGCTGCAGCTGCTGGGCGACGGCGTGCGCGACCTGCTCGACCCCAAGCTCAAGAAGACGCTCTGATGACGACCGCTGCGAACACACCGCGTCTCCAGGTCAGCAACCTGAGCACCAGCTTTCCCACCGAAGACGGCCTCATCCGCTCGGTAGCCGATGTGAGCTTTTCAATCCAGCCGGGCAAGACGACGGCGCTGGTGGGCGAATCGGGTTCGGGCAAGTCAGTCACCAGCCTCACGCTGATGCGCCTCCTGCCCAAGACTGCCAACGCACAGGTCAGCGGTTCGGCTTCATTCGTCACGCGCGAAGGCAAGACGCTCGACCTGCTGAAGATCGGCGAGCGCGAAATGCGCAGCTTGCGCGGCAACCAGCTGTCGATGATCTTCCAGGAGCCGATGACCAGCCTGAACCCGGTCTTCACCATCGGCGAGCAGATTGCCGAGAGCGTGCGGCTGCACAAGGGGCTCGACCGCAAGGCCGCGCTCGCACATGCGCTGCGCATGCTGGAGCTGGTCGAGATTCCGGCCGCGGCGCAGCGCATTCACGAGTACCCGCACCAGCTGTCAGGCGGCATGCGCCAGCGCGTGATGATCGCGCTGGCCATGGCCTGCGACCCGACGCTGCTGATTGCCGACGAGCCCACCACCGCGCTCGACGTGACCATACAGGCGCAGATTCTCGAGCTCATGCGCCGGCTGCAGGCCGAGACGGGCATGAGCATCCTGTTCATCACGCACAACCTCGGCGTGGTCGCGCACCATGCGGATGATGTGGTGGTGCTGTACGCAGGTCGCGTGGTTGAAAGCGCGCCCGTGCGGCCGCTGTTCGCGCAGCCTGAGCATCCGTACACGCAGGGCCTGCTGGCTTGCCTGCCGGGCAAGGCGCGGGTGCCGGGGCAGCCCAAGCCGAAGCGGCTGTTCGCGATTCGCGGCCAGGTGTCGAGCCCGCTCGCACCGCCCCCCGGCTGTGCCTTCGAGCCGCGCTGCGACCGCGCGGTGGCAGGGTGCAAGGAGGCGATGCCTCCGCTCATCGACATCCGCCAGGATCGCCAGGCGCGCTGCACGCGGGTGCAGCCGGAAGCGCAACTTGCGAGGGTTGCATGAGCCGCCCGCTGCCGCCCCTGTCTTTCTCCCTCCCCTTCCGGGGGAGGGTTGGGGTGGGGGCTCTGGGCGGTGGAGACCGTCGCAACAATAAAACGGCCGGCTGCCCCCACCCCAACCCTCCCCCGGAAGGGGAGGGAGCCAATACAACATCCCCACAATGACCGCCGCCCCTCTCATCGAAGTCCGCAGCCTCAAGAAATACTTCGGCAGCAGCGACCGCCCGGTGCGCGCCGTCGACGATGTGTCGTTCGTCATCCGTCCCGGCGAAACACTGGGCCTCGTCGGCGAATCGGGTTCCGGCAAGAGCACCATCGGCCGCACCGTGCTGCGGCTGGTGGAAAGCACTGCGGGCCAGGTGCTCTACCGCGGCGACGACATCGGCACACTCTCGGGCGAGCGCATGCGCAAGCTGCGCAGCAAGCTGCAGATCATCTTTCAAGATCCGTACGCAAGCCTGAACCCCAAGATGCGCATCAGCGCCATCCTCGGAGAGGCGCTGTCCACGCACGGCCTGCACAAGGGCGCCGCCGCACGCGACAAACGCATTGCCGAGCTGCTCGAAACCGTGGGCCTGCGCGCGGAGCATGCGAGCCGTTTCCCGCACGAGTTCTCGGGCGGGCAGCGCCAGCGCATCGGCGTGGCGCGCGCGCTCGCGGTGGAGCCGGAGTTCATCGTGGCCGACGAGCCGCTGTCGGCGCTGGACGTCTCCATTCAGTCGCAGGTCATCAACCTGCTGGCCGACCTGCGCGAGCGGCTTGGGCTGACCATGCTCTTCATCTCGCACGATCTCGACGTGGTCGAGTACCTGTGCGACCGCGTGGTGGTGCTGTACCTTGGCAAGGTGATGGAGGTAGCCACCACCGACGAACTGTTCGCGCGGCCTTCGCACCCCTACACCCAGGCGCTGCTGGCCGCGAGCCCGAAGCCCGACCCGACGCTGGCCACGGAACGCATCGCGCTCAAGGGCGACATTCCCAGCCCCATCTCTCCGCCTTCGGGCTGCGTGTTCCGCACCCGTTGCCCGCACGCCATCGCGGCCTGCGCTCAGACCGTGCCGCCGCTCGATGAGATTTCCGTCGGACACTACAGCGCCTGCATCCGCAAAGAGCTGCTCTCCAACATTGCCGCACGACCATGACCGACACCACAGCCGCCACCGACAAGATCAACGATTTCAACGACCCGCTGCTGGGCAGCAACTTCAAGGGCTACCCGCGCACCCAGCCGCCGCGCCGCCGCAGCGAGGTTGGCGCCGCAGGGTGGAACGTGCTCGCCGGCGACCTGCCGCTGCCGCTGGCCGTGCTCAAGCGCGAGGCGCTCGAGCACAACCTGACCTGGATGCAGTCGCGCGTGCGCGAGTGGGGCATCGATTTGGCGCCGCATGGCAAGACGACCATGTCGCCGCAGCTCTTCCAGCGCCAGCTCGATGCCGGCGCCTGGGGCCTGACCTTCGCTACCGTGACGCAACTCGCCGTTGGCGTCGCGGCCGGCGCCCGCCGCACGCTCATCGCCAACCAGGTGGTCAGCGACGAAGACCTGGCCGGCATCCAGTTGCTGCTGCATGCGCATGCGGACCTTCGCGTGGTGTTCCTGGTCGATTCGCTGGCGCAGCTCGCGCTGATCGAAGACTGGTCGAAGCGCCACCCCGAGAGCGTGCCTTTCGAGGTGATGCTGGAGATTGGCGTCGAAGGCGCACGCACCGGCTGCCGTACCCACGAGGAAGCCGTGGCCCTTGCCACGCGGCTGCGCGCCAGCGATGCGGTCAAGCTAGTGGGCATCGAAACCTACGAAGGTCAAGGCGCCACCGGCGCCAGCGAACCCGATGCGGCCTATGCCACCACGCTGATGGACCGCGTGGAAGCCATTGCGCGCCACTGCGATACGCAGCAGTTGTTCGAAACGGCCGAGGTGCTGGTTTCCGCTGGCGGCTCGGCCATCTTCGACCTGGTGGCCGGCCGGCTCAAGCCCGCGCTGGGTTCGCCCGTGCGCGGCCTGCTGCGCTCGGGCTGCTATGTCACGCACGACCACGGGTTTTACAAGCGCATGGTGAGCGCGGTGGACGAGCGGCTGGGTTGCGATTGCGGGGAGAGCCTGCGCCCCGCCATGGAGGTGTGGGCCACGGTGCAATCGCGGCCTGAAAAGGGCCTGGCGATTCTGGCGGTCGGCAAGCGCGACATTTCGTTCGATCTCTCGATGCCGGTGCCCATCGCACGCGCCGCACGCGGCATGCTCGAAGCCGAGGCCGTGCCCGCCGGCTGGAAGATCACCGCGCTGAACGACCAGCACGCCTATCTGCGCTGGAACGAATCCGAAGAGGCGCAGGCGCCCGTGGTCGGAGACCGGGTCGGCCTGGGCATTTCGCACCCCTGCACCACCTTCGACAAGTGGCACTGGATGCCGGTGGTCGAAGAGAACTACCGCGTGAGCGACGCCGTCGCCATGCACTTCTGAACAACGCGAACCCGATGACCCCCTCATTGCTTCAGAAGATCGGCGAGATCCGCAGCAGCGCACCCGCCACGCGCCGCGCAATTCTCGACCTGATCCTCGAGGACCCGGACCGCGCGCTCGAAGAGAGCTTCGAACAACTGGCCGAGCGCTCGGGCAGTTCGGTGCCCACCATCATGCGCACCTGCCGCGACCTGGGCTTTGCGGGATTGCGGGAGTTCAAGCTTGCGCTCGCGCAAGAGCTCGCGCTGGGCGGCTCCCCGCTGCACCGCCGCGTGAACATCGAGGACGCGGCGGACGAAGTGGTCAGCAAGATCGCGCGCAGCGCCGCGGCTTCGGTCTCGGGTGTGCGCGGGCAACTCGACATGCAGGTGCTCGAAGGCGCGGTGGCCGTCATTGCGGCCGCACCGCACGTCGACTTGTACGGTGCGGGCGCCACCTCGTGGTTCATGGCCAACGATCTGCAGGCGCGGCTCTTCAGGCTCGGCCTCTCGGCCAATGCCTGGGCCGACTACCACCTGCAGCAGGTGGCGGGCGCGGCGCAGCGCCCAGGCGGAGTGGTCATCGCCATCTCGCACGTGGGTGGCATGCCTTCGCTGCTCGACGCGGTGGACATCGCGCGCGGGCAGGGCGCCAAGGTGGTCGCGCTCACGCGGCCGGACACCGCGCTGGCGGCCAAGGCCGACTTCCTGCTGGGCCTTTCGGTGCCCGACGACGCGGTGATGCATGTGGGCATCGATGCCTACCTGACGCACCTCACCGCTATCGAGATTCTCACGGTGCTGGTGGCGCAGCGACGGGGCGAGCCCGCGGTGCAACGGCTGCAGCGCGCGCGCGAAGCCTTTCAGCGCCACGGCATCGACGCCGCCACGCACCCGCTGCAAAGCTGGGACGGCGGCGGCATCAACACGGGAGGCCGCGCATCGTGAGCGGAGAAGCCAAAGCCATATTGCTCGAAGCGGGCCTGGTCGTCGATGGATCGGGCGGGCCTTCGTGGACCGGTGACGTGCTGCTGCAGGGCGATCGAATCGTTGCGCTTGGCGAACGCCTGCGTGAGCGGCTGCCCGAAGGCCTGACGCTGGCCGACATCGAGATCGTCGACTGCCGCAAGAAGGTAATAGCCCCCGGCTTCATCGATGCGCACACGCACGACGACGCCATCGTGCTGCGCGACCCGCTCTGCCTGCCCAAGGTGTCGCAAGGAATCACCACCGTGGTGACCGGCAACTGCGGCATCTCGCTCGCGCCGTACCGCACGCCGCAGTCCAAGCCGCCGCTCACGCTCCTGGGCGCAGAGTCGTTCAAGCACGCCACCATGGCCGAGTACCGCGCGGCTGTCGATGCAACGCAGCCCGCGCTCAACGTTGCGGCGCTGGTGGGCCACACCACCTTGCGCTTCGCGGCCATGGAAGCGCTCGATCGGCCCGCAAGCAACGACGAACTGGCGCGCATGGCCATGCTGCTCGACAGCAGCATGGCCGAGGGTGCGCACGGCATGTCGTCGGGCCTGTTCTATGAAGAAGCGTTTGCCGCTCCCGCCGAAGAAGTGACGGCGCTCGCGCGCGTGGTGGCAAGGCATGGCGGCGTCTACGCAACGCACCTGCGCAGCGAAATGCAGCAGATCATCGAAGCGCTGCATGAAGCGGGTGACACAGCCTTCAGCGCGGGCGTGCCGCTGGTCATTTCGCACCACAAGTGCGCCGGCCCCGCCAACTGGGGCCGCACGAAGGAAACGCTGCCGCTGATCGAGGCGCTGGCCGAGCGGCAGAAAATTTCGATGGACGTGTACCCCTACGTGGCGGGCTCCACCGTGCTGCGTGAAGACCTGGTCGACGGCGTCATCGACGTGCTGCTGACCTGGTCCGACCCCTACCCGGAGATGACGGGGCGGCTCATTTCCGACATTGCACGCGAGTGGGGCACCACCGAACAGGAGGCGTGCCTGCGCCTGAAGCCCGGCGGCGCCTGCTATTTCCAGATGCAGGAAGAAGACGTGGAGCGCGTCATCGCACACCCGCTCACCATGATCGGCAGCGATGGCCTGCCGCACGACCGCCATCCGCATCCGCGGCTGTGGGGCGCATTCCCACGCGTGTTCGCACGCTACTGGCGTCAGCGCCGCCTGTTCACGCTGGAGCAGGCCGTGCACAAGATGACCGGCATGACCGCGCGCAACCTGCGCATCGCCGACCGCGGGTTGCTGCGCGTGGGCGGCATGGCCGACGTGGTGGTGTTCGACCCCGAGACCATCGCCGACACCGCCACGTACGACAAGCCGCACGGCGTGAGCTTGGGCGTCGAGCGTGTGTTCGTGAATGGCGTGCTGGCGTACCGCGGCGGTGGCGCCGAGGCGAAGGTGCTGGCTCGGGCGGGGCGGATGCTTAGTCGGGGGGGAAGGGCTTAATTGATTCAGGGCGTGTGCACTGCCGGTTACCCCTGAACAGCGCG
Proteins encoded in this region:
- a CDS encoding ABC transporter permease, whose protein sequence is MIRYIASRAAGMLVVLAIVAVLVFVLTRAASGDPVSVLLGDQATATDIARVQKEYGLDKPLPVQFGYWLREVLQGNLGTSIFLQRPVTQALWERAEPTTLLALMAVAIAALIGVPCGIVSAVFRGRVVDQLFTGIAMLGASIPSFWLGIVLIQIFAVSFGWFPVSGYGAPDAPFAERLHALVLPATVLGLLNSALIIRFTRASMLDVLGEDYVRTARSKGLSESVVVLKHALRNALVPIVTVIGLTVALMIGGAVITETVFGLPGVGNLVVSAVLRRDYPVIQGALLVIAAIYVLINFSIDLLYAVVDPRVKV
- a CDS encoding ABC transporter permease, yielding MQMPRMLRQLMHRRIVMVSALVLLVIAVMAIGAPLFASIDPNDTAVLQRLKGPSAEHLLGTDELGRDMYSRIVHGARYSLAIAALTALGAVVAGTVLGLMAGFFRRLDAPLMRVVDAMMSFPDILLAIALVAILGPSLINTVLALVLVYTPRVARVVRASTLVVRELLFVEAVRALGVRTSRILWRHILPNLMSPILVQVSFIFAYAILAEAGLSFLGVGVPPEIPTWGTMVAGSQQYAHQAFWVVLFPGLAIIFTALSLQLLGDGVRDLLDPKLKKTL
- a CDS encoding MurR/RpiR family transcriptional regulator, with protein sequence MTPSLLQKIGEIRSSAPATRRAILDLILEDPDRALEESFEQLAERSGSSVPTIMRTCRDLGFAGLREFKLALAQELALGGSPLHRRVNIEDAADEVVSKIARSAAASVSGVRGQLDMQVLEGAVAVIAAAPHVDLYGAGATSWFMANDLQARLFRLGLSANAWADYHLQQVAGAAQRPGGVVIAISHVGGMPSLLDAVDIARGQGAKVVALTRPDTALAAKADFLLGLSVPDDAVMHVGIDAYLTHLTAIEILTVLVAQRRGEPAVQRLQRAREAFQRHGIDAATHPLQSWDGGGINTGGRAS
- a CDS encoding N-acyl-D-amino-acid deacylase family protein: MSGEAKAILLEAGLVVDGSGGPSWTGDVLLQGDRIVALGERLRERLPEGLTLADIEIVDCRKKVIAPGFIDAHTHDDAIVLRDPLCLPKVSQGITTVVTGNCGISLAPYRTPQSKPPLTLLGAESFKHATMAEYRAAVDATQPALNVAALVGHTTLRFAAMEALDRPASNDELARMAMLLDSSMAEGAHGMSSGLFYEEAFAAPAEEVTALARVVARHGGVYATHLRSEMQQIIEALHEAGDTAFSAGVPLVISHHKCAGPANWGRTKETLPLIEALAERQKISMDVYPYVAGSTVLREDLVDGVIDVLLTWSDPYPEMTGRLISDIAREWGTTEQEACLRLKPGGACYFQMQEEDVERVIAHPLTMIGSDGLPHDRHPHPRLWGAFPRVFARYWRQRRLFTLEQAVHKMTGMTARNLRIADRGLLRVGGMADVVVFDPETIADTATYDKPHGVSLGVERVFVNGVLAYRGGGAEAKVLARAGRMLSRGGRA
- a CDS encoding ABC transporter ATP-binding protein, which gives rise to MTAAPLIEVRSLKKYFGSSDRPVRAVDDVSFVIRPGETLGLVGESGSGKSTIGRTVLRLVESTAGQVLYRGDDIGTLSGERMRKLRSKLQIIFQDPYASLNPKMRISAILGEALSTHGLHKGAAARDKRIAELLETVGLRAEHASRFPHEFSGGQRQRIGVARALAVEPEFIVADEPLSALDVSIQSQVINLLADLRERLGLTMLFISHDLDVVEYLCDRVVVLYLGKVMEVATTDELFARPSHPYTQALLAASPKPDPTLATERIALKGDIPSPISPPSGCVFRTRCPHAIAACAQTVPPLDEISVGHYSACIRKELLSNIAARP
- a CDS encoding amino acid deaminase, whose translation is MTDTTAATDKINDFNDPLLGSNFKGYPRTQPPRRRSEVGAAGWNVLAGDLPLPLAVLKREALEHNLTWMQSRVREWGIDLAPHGKTTMSPQLFQRQLDAGAWGLTFATVTQLAVGVAAGARRTLIANQVVSDEDLAGIQLLLHAHADLRVVFLVDSLAQLALIEDWSKRHPESVPFEVMLEIGVEGARTGCRTHEEAVALATRLRASDAVKLVGIETYEGQGATGASEPDAAYATTLMDRVEAIARHCDTQQLFETAEVLVSAGGSAIFDLVAGRLKPALGSPVRGLLRSGCYVTHDHGFYKRMVSAVDERLGCDCGESLRPAMEVWATVQSRPEKGLAILAVGKRDISFDLSMPVPIARAARGMLEAEAVPAGWKITALNDQHAYLRWNESEEAQAPVVGDRVGLGISHPCTTFDKWHWMPVVEENYRVSDAVAMHF
- a CDS encoding ABC transporter ATP-binding protein, with translation MTTAANTPRLQVSNLSTSFPTEDGLIRSVADVSFSIQPGKTTALVGESGSGKSVTSLTLMRLLPKTANAQVSGSASFVTREGKTLDLLKIGEREMRSLRGNQLSMIFQEPMTSLNPVFTIGEQIAESVRLHKGLDRKAALAHALRMLELVEIPAAAQRIHEYPHQLSGGMRQRVMIALAMACDPTLLIADEPTTALDVTIQAQILELMRRLQAETGMSILFITHNLGVVAHHADDVVVLYAGRVVESAPVRPLFAQPEHPYTQGLLACLPGKARVPGQPKPKRLFAIRGQVSSPLAPPPGCAFEPRCDRAVAGCKEAMPPLIDIRQDRQARCTRVQPEAQLARVA